TGACCCGGCAATCGGGGCGCAAAGTCGCCCGAACCGAGCAATACTTTTCTTGCGAGAGTTGGACGGCGTGCTCGACTTTGGCCCGATCAAGTTGGTTGCCCGCAATGGTATATCGAATCGCAATCGTATGGAAGTAACGCGGGTGCTCTTCAACCTGCTCGCCGGTGATGTCGATTCTGATTGCCGAATATTCCTGCCGCATCTTGTTCAGGATCGAGACAACGTCAAGGCCGGTGCAACCGCCAACTGCGGCGAGCAGAAGATCCGTCGGCGCCGGAAACCTCCCCGACCCGCCGGCACGGGCACGGGCATCGGTGCTCAACGACACACCATCCATGGTGCTGATTTCGAACTGCTGCCCACCTTTCCAGCTCATCGACAGCGATATCATGATAATCTCTCTTCCTGCGTCCGCACGCGAACGATACTTCGACTAATCGATATAAGCGACAGTCTCAATCTCGACCAGTACATCCATCGGCAGTTTGGCTACTTGCACGGTCGAGCGCGCCGGAAAAGCGCCGCTGAAATAGCTCGCATAAACTTCGTTCATTGCCTTGAAATCGTCCATCGATTTCAAGAATACCGTCGTTTTCAGCACGTTCTTCAGTCCCGACCCGGACGCCTCCAGGATCGCCGTGATATTCTTAAAAACTTGATGGGTTTGCGCCGAGATATCACCCGCG
This is a stretch of genomic DNA from Candidatus Zixiibacteriota bacterium. It encodes these proteins:
- a CDS encoding OsmC family protein — translated: MSWKGGQQFEISTMDGVSLSTDARARAGGSGRFPAPTDLLLAAVGGCTGLDVVSILNKMRQEYSAIRIDITGEQVEEHPRYFHTIAIRYTIAGNQLDRAKVEHAVQLSQEKYCSVRATLRPDCRVSTEIILELARP
- a CDS encoding RidA family protein; this translates as MSKKAVATDKAPQAIGPYSQGIQLRECKNLIFTSGQIPIDPAVGKVIAGDISAQTHQVFKNITAILEASGSGLKNVLKTTVFLKSMDDFKAMNEVYASYFSGAFPARSTVQVAKLPMDVLVEIETVAYID